One segment of Brassica napus cultivar Da-Ae chromosome C3, Da-Ae, whole genome shotgun sequence DNA contains the following:
- the LOC106435288 gene encoding putative glycerol-3-phosphate transporter 1, whose protein sequence is MASLMQSEPEMEKKPVGIRFLERIKGSKLSYNAYQAIVLIVTFLAYASYHAARKTTSIVKSALDPQSPDTGVNSLLLRFTSFRSFRQEQENGGWAPFNGPNGTVLLGEIDVAFLAVYAFGMYFAGHLGDRMNLRIFLTVGMVGTGLFTSLFGVGYWANVHSFYYFLIMQMLAGLFQSSGWPSVVAVVGNWFNKKKRGLIMGIWNAHTSVGNITGSLIAAAMLRYGWGWSFVVPGVVIALIGLVNFAFLPVNPEMVGAERDEDVDSSSEKIGDSVSVPLLLSSSDSETDDKKRAVGFIEAWRIPGVAPFALCLFFAKLVAYTFLYWLPFYVSHTAIEGEYLSDETAGNLSTMFDVGGVVGGIMAGYISDRIGARAITAASFMYCSIPALFFYRSYGHVSLLANASLMFLTGMLVNGPYALITTAVSADLGTHSSLKGNSRALATVTAIIDGTGSVGAAVGPLLTGYISSRSSWTAVFTMLMGAAFVAGLLLTRLVMAEVAAKIAESRPSESECRAPVDHQGHVLDV, encoded by the exons ATGGCTTCTCTAATGCAATCCGAGCCAGAGATGGAGAAAAAACCAGTTGGGATTCGATTCTTGGAACGAATCAAAGGGTCAAAGCTCTCTTACAACGCATATCAAGCCATAGTCTTGATCGTCACGTTCCTCGCTTACGCTAGCTATCACGCCGCTAGAAAAACAACAAGCATTGTGAAAAGCGCTCTTGATCCACAATCACCAGACACAGGGGTTAACTCACTCCTTTTGAGATTCACTTCGTTTCGATCATTCAGACAAGAACAAGAAAATGGTGGTTGGGCTCCGTTCAACGGACCAAACGGAACGGTTCTGCTGGGGGAGATCGACGTTGCGTTTCTTGCTGTTTACGCTTTCGGTATGTACTTCGCTGGACATCTGGGAGACAGGATGAACCTGAGGATCTTCTTGACCGTTGGGATGGTCGGAACCGGTTTGTTCACGTCTCTTTTCGGTGTCGGTTACTGGGCGAACGTTCATAGCTTTTACTATTTCTTGATCATGCAAATGCTCGCTGGTCTGTTTCAATCCTCTGGCTGGCCTTCTGTGGTGGCCGTGGTCGGAAACTGGTttaacaagaagaagagaggttTGATCATGGGGATATGGAACGCGCATACTTCCGTCGGCAACATCACAGGCTCGTTGATCGCTGCTGCGATGTTGAGATATGGTTGGGGATGGTCTTTTGTGGTTCCCGGTGTGGTTATTGCCTTGATCGGGTTGGTGAACTTCGCTTTCTTGCCTGTGAATCCGGAGATGGTTGGAGCTGAGCGAGACGAGGATGTTGATTCATCGAGTGAGAAGATTGGTGACTCTGTAAGTGTCCCCTTGCTGTTGAGCTCGTCTGATTCGGAGACCGATGACAAGAAACGAGCTGTTGGGTTCATTGAAGCGTGGAGGATCCCTGGAGTTGCTCCTTTTGCTCTCTGTCTCTTCTTCGCTAAGTTGGTCGCTTACACTTTCCTCTACTGGCTTCCTTTCTACGTTAGCCACACAG CGATCGAAGGCGAGTATTTATCAGACGAAACAGCGGGAAACCTTTCGACAATGTTCGACGTTGGAGGTGTGGTCGGAGGAATCATGGCCGGTTACATTTCAGACAGGATAGGAGCAAGAGCGATTACGGCTGCGAGTTTCATGTACTGTTCGATCCCAGCTCTGTTCTTCTACAGGAGCTACGGACATGTGTCGTTACTAGCCAACGCGTCTCTCATGTTCTTAACCGGGATGTTGGTTAACGGACCTTACGCTTTGATCACTACGGCTGTTTCAGCTGATCTCGGGACGCACAGCTCCTTGAAAGGAAACTCGAGGGCTTTGGCTACCGTAACGGCTATAATCGACGGGACGGGATCCGTTGGAGCGGCGGTTGGTCCGTTGCTAACGGGTTACATATCGTCGAGGAGTAGCTGGACGGCGGTTTTCACCATGTTGATGGGAGCTGCGTTTGTGGCGGGACTGTTGTTGACTAGGCTTGTGATGGCCGAAGTAGCGGCTAAGATAGCAGAGTCTAGGCCGTCGGAATCAGAGTGTAGAGCTCCCGTGGACCATCAGGGTCATGTGCTAGATGTGTGA